The genomic window GATCACTCCCACCAGAGAACTGGCGCTCCAGATCAGTGAGGTGATGGAGCAGTTTATCCAGAAGTTTCCACAGTTTACGTAAGTAGAAAGACAAGTGTTGAATACAGATCACagtatgaaatatgaatattcaGATGGACAAACTCTCAGTGGATTTACACACGTCTGGCTGACAGTGATGATGCAAAATCACTGAAAATGTTAGAAATTACTATATCGTAACATTTCCTAGACACATTGTTTCCATTTGTGCCTGAAAACCAGCCGCCTCTGCCTGTTTTCTGTTAATTAGTGGTGCGTCTTCATGTTTCTTATTTCAGCAtcttcatctgtttttgtttttcaggcagATTTTACTGATCGGTGGAACAAACCCGATAGAAGACGTGGAGAAGTTCAAGGATCAAGGGTATGTGATGACGTCAAAGTGCGAGTCACAAGTTATTAGAAACACACgataaataatgaacaaatctgctgctgctgcaccgcTTCACCAGCAGAGAGCTAAACACCGACACGAGGGGAGAATAGAAGAGACGGTGACATGAAACAACAGCGATGACATCATCCAGGACGCCTCAGGACACAGACGATAACaagcgtctctctctctatgtttgtgtgtttcagggcgAACATCGTGATCGCGACGCCCGGCCGTCTGGAGGACATGTTCAGGAGGAAGTCAGACGGTCTGGACTTGGCGAGTTCAGTCAAGAGTCTGGATGTGCTGGTTCTGGACGAGGCCGACAGACTGCTGGACATGGGCTTTGAAATGAGGTACAGAACAAAAAGGAGCAGTTTTCAGTTATaacatagaagaagaaaagggcTCAGAGTGCAGATCATACatagctcttttttttattatcaattaatatgccaattattttcttgtttaattgttttttctataaaatatgtcttattttgtctgatcaatAGTCCagaatccaaaaatattcagtttactgtcatgtatgacaaagaaaagcataaaatccaTCACATATAAGAAGCTTCAAGAAGCAAatattttggcatatttgcttaaaaaaggattatttgattatcagaatatttGCCAATTGATTCCCTGTCAATGGATCAATCGACTGATCATCGCAGGTTTAAATAaacttctctgtgtttgtgtccagtcTGAACACCATCTTGGGCTTCCTGCCTAAACAAAGACGTACAGGTTTGTTTTCAGCCACTCAGACGCAGGAGCTGGAGAAGCTGGTGCGAGCCGGACTCAGGAACCCCGTACGCATCACCGTCAAAGAGAAAGGCGTAGCCGCCACCGCCACCCAGAAAACCCCGTCCAGACTCTCCAACTACTACATCGTGAGTCGATGTGTCACAAGAGCCCGTTTCACATCAGACGGCtcaaaattgacaaaaaaattcaACATATAATTGTTGTTATTTCAGATTTGTAGACCAGAGGACAAGTTCAACAACCTGGTGACGTTTCTACGGCAacacaaacatgagaaaaaCCTGGTCTTCTTCAGGTACGTTAAAGCTGGGAAATGCCAAAACATGCAAATtcagttctcacacacacaatgtaaacacaaaaccCCCGATCACTTTTGTCCTTATACATGAAggtttttaaataaaggtttattgAAACGACGCCataaaaaatgttgtcataaaagagaaaagcagcgttatttaaatataataaaaatcttGTAATAATAAAACTCTTTTAATAATAGAGGTGTGTGATGATTCATGGCTGTACAGCGTCTGTCTTGCGTTATGTCGTCATTGCCTTGAAGTTTATAAAGTTTTGTTGTGTTCTTATTAAACTTGTTTGCGTCTCACCATCAGTACGTGTGCGTGCGTCGAGTACTATGGTCGAGCTCTGGAGACGCTGGTTAAGAAAGTCTCCGTCCACTGCATCCACGGCAAGATGAAGAACAAACGCAACAAGATCTTTGCCGACTTCCGAGCTCTGAAAAGGTGAgaatcagtttgtttgtttgtacagaTACAGTAAATCTAGTTATCTGGaatgatttatatatatttatttgtctttgtgtgacaTTGCAGCGGGATCCTGGTGTGTACAGACGTCATGGCCAGAGGTATTGATATTCCAGATGTTAACTGGGTGCTGCAGTATGATCCTCCCAGCAGCGCCAGGTGAGCCAGTCTGAAACATTTACAGTACTGGATCTGAAAGACCAAATTAGAATCGATCAATATATTTAAAGTCTtttgttattctatatttttcttattatcagcaaatctcatgaaaaCCAATTAATTGATCTACTAACGAGTATTTTgtgtgatatatcttattcctctgtgctgtagacctccatcgttgtctaaaaactattataaacacgtcagtgagccacacagctgcactgtgGTTTAATGTGGATTCttccgccactgaaaatagtcccaacaCATGCCCTATTTCCTCTTATTTGAGTTACGTTTGctaaaaaaactacagtgatcagctgtttttaaaaatgaaactaaatatttgaGCCGCTTCTTAAGATTTACTTATAAAAGTCTCTCATGTGATTTGTTGACTAACTGGTTAATTTAATAAGTTAAAGCAGCTACTTGACTACTGATTAATCATCTTATCGATCAGACCATTAAGCTGAATAACCTGGTagttaataacaataatattctAGTGGCTATAAGCTGTTTTCAtacaataataatgacaaaatgcaGGTGAATATCAGTGTAATAAGTTTTGAGAACAGGTCCTGTGTGGatactttgtgtttataaatgtcTAAAGTTTCAGTGATCACATGTTTCACAGCGCTGTCTTCTTACTCATATGTAGTTTTGAGTTAGTTAGAATGAATAATAGTTGATGTTAATTTTACAgatgtgttaaatgtgtttttttttctttatttttgtgtctttgtctcaGCGCCTTCGTACATCGATGCGGTCGAACAGCACGTATCGGTAACCAGGGAAACGCTCTCGTCTTTCTGCTGCCGATGGAGGAATCATACGTCAATTTCTTATCCATCAACCAGAAAGTGAGTTCTTGAATAGTACGGTGGCCCCCAAggacaaaaaaagcacaaactTTAACATCaagactgtcttaaa from Thunnus maccoyii chromosome 19, fThuMac1.1, whole genome shotgun sequence includes these protein-coding regions:
- the ddx55 gene encoding ATP-dependent RNA helicase DDX55; translated protein: MDNTTEGTWDSLPVQLNGGILQTLEELKFTHMTPVQSACIPLFMSNKDVAAEAVTGSGKTLAFVIPIIELLLKREEKLKKMQVGALVITPTRELALQISEVMEQFIQKFPQFTQILLIGGTNPIEDVEKFKDQGANIVIATPGRLEDMFRRKSDGLDLASSVKSLDVLVLDEADRLLDMGFEMSLNTILGFLPKQRRTGLFSATQTQELEKLVRAGLRNPVRITVKEKGVAATATQKTPSRLSNYYIICRPEDKFNNLVTFLRQHKHEKNLVFFSTCACVEYYGRALETLVKKVSVHCIHGKMKNKRNKIFADFRALKSGILVCTDVMARGIDIPDVNWVLQYDPPSSASAFVHRCGRTARIGNQGNALVFLLPMEESYVNFLSINQKCPLQQMSHVSDVVDILPKVKAMSLADRAMFDRGMRAFVSFVQAYAKHECSLIFRVKDLDFAALARGFALLRLPKMPELRGKTFPDFAQTTVDTETIRYKDKHREKQRRKMLAELKEKEGETFQHKKNFVRNKSWSKQKSKKERRKKTAAKRKHNEGSDIDDEDMNEILNDTRLLKKLKKGRISEEDFEKQITKSKHKTEGPSHDGSDAEDV